In one Desulfoferula mesophila genomic region, the following are encoded:
- a CDS encoding ABC transporter permease: protein MNLSITIPLAWRDIVARPGRSLGAAAGLALGIAMYVAMISLSQGYASLVRQPLAELKSDAIVQKPGPPRKAGAAPGISLPPGNSVLSPAQVERVRNLRSVGSLSPALLLWDRSPSGFVVALGFDPEGPRRGAATVLDWLVRGDPLRNQGDLLLEEHFAKLHAKKIGDVWPLGGRSFTIRGIVRLRAGGALAVGNAFISLADARSLAGLPHEACNLVFLRLKAGADAEAAAKELGRILPGAVMTSTDSIGKMMQGFSLISGRFASLMGFLALAFTGVLYLRLLKGALTERRGEVGIMKALGWRRREVVWALATESMLLGLGGVVLGVVVGWLSAWGVGELGIGNSLPWDLNPLPAGVASHNPAAGGMTVKLPVVFSWSTCGVSIGFALALSAFSAWWVSRKMFEATVLTSLGEP, encoded by the coding sequence ATGAACCTCTCCATCACTATTCCCCTGGCCTGGCGGGATATCGTCGCCAGGCCGGGGCGCTCCTTGGGGGCGGCGGCCGGCCTGGCTCTGGGCATCGCCATGTACGTGGCCATGATCTCCCTTTCCCAGGGTTATGCCAGCCTGGTGCGCCAACCCCTGGCGGAACTTAAAAGCGATGCTATCGTGCAGAAGCCCGGGCCACCCCGAAAGGCGGGTGCGGCTCCGGGCATAAGCCTGCCGCCCGGAAACTCCGTCCTGAGCCCCGCTCAGGTGGAGCGGGTCAGAAATCTCCGCAGCGTGGGTTCGCTCAGCCCCGCCCTGCTGCTGTGGGATCGTTCTCCTTCCGGATTTGTGGTGGCCTTGGGGTTCGACCCAGAGGGGCCCCGCCGGGGCGCGGCCACGGTGCTGGATTGGTTGGTCCGGGGAGACCCTTTGCGCAACCAGGGAGACCTGCTCCTGGAGGAGCACTTCGCTAAATTACACGCCAAGAAGATCGGGGATGTATGGCCACTGGGAGGGCGCTCCTTCACCATACGCGGCATCGTGCGGCTCCGGGCGGGGGGCGCCTTGGCCGTAGGCAATGCCTTCATCTCCCTTGCCGATGCCCGCTCCCTGGCCGGTCTGCCCCACGAGGCCTGCAACCTGGTTTTCCTGCGGCTCAAGGCGGGGGCGGATGCCGAGGCTGCGGCCAAGGAACTGGGCCGGATCCTGCCCGGCGCGGTCATGACCTCGACCGACAGCATCGGCAAAATGATGCAGGGCTTCAGCCTGATTTCGGGGAGGTTCGCCAGCTTAATGGGGTTCCTGGCCCTGGCCTTCACCGGGGTGCTCTATTTGAGATTGCTAAAGGGCGCCCTGACTGAGAGACGCGGCGAAGTGGGCATCATGAAGGCCCTTGGCTGGCGTAGGCGAGAGGTGGTGTGGGCCCTGGCGACCGAGTCGATGCTGCTTGGCCTGGGCGGGGTGGTCCTTGGAGTGGTGGTGGGCTGGCTCAGCGCCTGGGGCGTTGGCGAATTGGGAATCGGCAACAGCCTGCCTTGGGACCTGAATCCTCTGCCCGCCGGGGTGGCCTCCCACAACCCAGCCGCCGGGGGAATGACGGTCAAGCTCCCGGTGGTCTTCTCCTGGTCGACTTGCGGGGTATCTATTGGCTTTGCCCTGGCGTTGTCGGCTTTCTCCGCATGGTGGGTGAGCAGGAAAATGTTCGAGGCTACCGTCTTGACTTCCTTGGGCGAGCCATGA
- a CDS encoding ABC transporter permease, which yields MPQWAYVWRELLLRRRRTGVNVSLVALAVGFFLVLTLLSGAFQAAFRAPLNDVGASLTLQRAGDVPQEMKGPVLPCSLAPISGSEVQSVKRLPGVISVSSALLFWDFAPDTFRIVAGFDPAAPAGFSLLGKVLTQGRFLQPGDRRQVVLETAYARELKLKSGDQLDLHGREFTVVGLVDSSRLSQLTAAQVYMPLAEARALAAASPGVTAVHHLGEADVNLIFISVVRDKIPQVSHGIKAFLGKKVTVTGPESFQRAIGGLLAATDRFGLVAAVLSLLATALLVMRTAAANLRERKAEVAIMKAVGWTRGDILRQLTAETLVQTLAGGLAGIVAALAGAWLASWITIPIPLPWDLSPRPHFLPGGGAQLFREVHLQPVLDPVYFLLALAATLLLGSMAAWMAVRAVARLKPSEALSHA from the coding sequence ATGCCTCAATGGGCGTACGTATGGCGTGAACTATTGCTTCGCCGGCGGCGAACCGGGGTCAACGTGTCCCTGGTCGCCCTGGCGGTGGGATTTTTCCTGGTATTGACTCTGCTCAGCGGGGCGTTTCAGGCCGCCTTCCGCGCCCCGCTGAATGACGTGGGGGCCAGCCTCACCCTGCAGCGGGCGGGCGATGTGCCCCAGGAGATGAAGGGGCCGGTGCTGCCCTGCTCGTTGGCCCCCATAAGCGGGAGCGAAGTGCAGTCGGTAAAACGTCTGCCGGGGGTGATCTCCGTGAGCTCGGCCCTGCTGTTTTGGGATTTCGCTCCTGACACCTTCCGCATCGTGGCCGGTTTCGATCCCGCCGCCCCCGCGGGTTTCTCCTTGCTGGGCAAGGTGCTGACCCAGGGACGCTTCCTGCAACCGGGCGACCGCCGGCAGGTGGTGCTGGAAACGGCTTATGCCAGAGAGCTAAAGCTGAAGTCCGGCGACCAGTTGGATCTACATGGCCGGGAGTTCACCGTGGTCGGCCTGGTGGACTCCTCCCGTCTGAGCCAGTTGACCGCCGCCCAAGTCTATATGCCCCTGGCCGAAGCCAGGGCCCTGGCCGCCGCCTCGCCGGGAGTCACCGCGGTTCATCACTTGGGCGAGGCCGATGTCAACCTGATATTTATCTCGGTGGTCCGGGATAAAATTCCCCAAGTTTCCCATGGCATCAAGGCCTTTCTGGGCAAAAAGGTGACCGTGACCGGGCCAGAGTCCTTTCAACGGGCCATAGGCGGGCTCCTGGCGGCCACCGACCGTTTCGGCCTGGTGGCGGCGGTTTTGAGCCTTCTGGCCACCGCCTTGCTGGTGATGCGCACCGCCGCCGCCAACCTGCGCGAGCGCAAGGCGGAAGTGGCGATTATGAAGGCCGTGGGCTGGACAAGGGGCGATATTTTGCGCCAGCTCACCGCCGAGACCCTGGTCCAGACCCTGGCGGGCGGCCTGGCGGGCATAGTGGCCGCCCTGGCCGGAGCCTGGCTGGCCTCATGGATCACCATCCCCATACCGCTGCCCTGGGACCTTTCCCCTCGGCCCCATTTCCTCCCCGGCGGGGGAGCGCAACTCTTTCGCGAGGTTCACCTGCAACCGGTTTTGGACCCCGTTTACTTTCTCCTGGCCCTGGCCGCAACCCTCTTGTTGGGAAGCATGGCGGCCTGGATGGCGGTACGCGCCGTCGCCAGACTGAAACCATCGGAGGCTCTTAGTCATGCCTAA
- a CDS encoding ABC transporter ATP-binding protein, translating into MPNDILIATQLWKDFDGLEVVRNASLQLPAGRTVALLGPSGSGKSTLLSLLAGLERPSRGEVFLDGQALSPLSEDELCLLRRHKVGFVFQAFYLIPTLSALENVAFPLYPTGVPKRERQARALELLSQVGLAARREHLPAKLSGGERQRVAIARALVNRPRVLFCDEPTGNLDSQTGGEILDLLFELNLEQSMALLMVTHDRGLAARADETWHMHDGEVSQ; encoded by the coding sequence ATGCCTAATGACATATTGATTGCCACGCAATTGTGGAAAGACTTCGACGGCCTTGAAGTGGTGCGCAACGCCAGCCTGCAACTTCCCGCCGGCAGAACCGTGGCCCTGCTCGGCCCCTCCGGATCGGGCAAAAGCACCCTGCTGTCCCTGCTGGCCGGCCTCGAGAGGCCGAGTCGGGGAGAGGTGTTTCTAGACGGACAAGCCCTGAGCCCGCTGAGCGAGGACGAACTGTGCCTATTGCGGCGGCACAAGGTGGGGTTCGTTTTCCAGGCCTTCTACTTGATACCCACCCTTTCGGCCCTTGAAAACGTGGCCTTTCCCCTCTATCCCACCGGAGTGCCTAAAAGGGAGCGTCAGGCTCGGGCCTTGGAGCTTTTGTCGCAGGTGGGGCTGGCGGCGCGGCGCGAACATCTACCCGCCAAGCTCTCCGGCGGGGAAAGGCAGAGGGTGGCCATCGCCCGGGCCCTGGTCAACCGGCCTCGGGTGCTCTTCTGCGACGAGCCCACCGGCAACCTGGATTCCCAGACCGGGGGCGAGATCCTGGACCTGCTATTCGAGCTCAACCTGGAGCAATCCATGGCCTTGCTCATGGTCACTCACGACCGGGGCTTGGCGGCGAGGGCTGATGAAACCTGGCACATGCATGATGGGGAGGTTAGCCAATGA
- a CDS encoding terminase small subunit: protein MRGLSGVCLDTHAAIRAGYSEKAARFIGAENLTKPNIAKVVQAGRDARAQRTQVTANRVVEELAAVASARLTDLATWGPEGVTLITSKVMNDVGQGVIGAEAHRETAGRAGKDRQ from the coding sequence GTGCGAGGGTTATCAGGTGTATGTCTTGACACCCACGCGGCGATCCGAGCGGGCTACTCCGAGAAGGCGGCCAGGTTCATCGGGGCCGAGAACCTAACAAAACCCAACATTGCGAAAGTCGTTCAGGCGGGCCGGGACGCCCGGGCCCAGCGCACCCAGGTCACGGCTAACCGGGTGGTGGAGGAGCTGGCTGCGGTGGCCTCCGCCCGTTTGACCGACCTGGCCACCTGGGGCCCGGAGGGCGTGACCCTGATCACCTCCAAGGTGATGAACGACGTTGGCCAGGGCGTGATCGGTGCTGAAGCTCATCGGGAAACGGCGGGCCGAGCGGGTAAGGATAGACAATAA
- a CDS encoding potassium transporter Kup codes for MPAAKHNSIPTAPGSPPPTEKSGAPIDKRLAGLSLAALGVVFGDIATSPIYAIRECFHGEYGIAVTQANVMGILSLMFWSLILIVGFKYLTFVFRADNHGEGGVIALTALIRGPQGADDTRERAPVIGLGLFAACLLFGDGMITPSISVLSAVEGIGIATPIFDPYVIPCTIAILIGLFVIQRHGTARVGGLFGPVILTWLCFLAVTGAAQVVRAPQVLAAVAPWYAVKFLFLNQVQGFVVLGAVFLVVTGTEALYADMGHFGTRPIRLTWFFLVLPALLLNYFGQGALLMSHPELSAHPFYAMVPSWAMIPTVVLTALATIIASQAVISGAFSLTRQAIQQGYLPRLEISHTSPTQSGQIYIAPINWMLMVCTVALVAGFQSSSKLAAAYGVAVTSTMIITSILFFVVARKRWHWTLVGALSLSSLFLLVDVPFFLANLSKILHGAWFPIFIGAIFFLVMQTWAKGRRILAEQLRRIMPPVHQYIVDIISHPPHKVEGDAVFLSGTRNAVPVALAKNVQHNHVTHNRTILLHFKEEDVPWVPNREKVQTENLGGGFHRITARYGFMEDPTLKNVLSLAREQGLELKPETTSFFIGRENLVLADKPAMARWRAVLFIFLSRNAANPTSFFNLPPDRVIEVGVRLLV; via the coding sequence ACGGAGAAGAGCGGGGCTCCTATCGACAAGCGGCTGGCCGGCCTTTCCCTGGCCGCCCTGGGGGTGGTCTTCGGGGACATCGCCACCAGCCCCATATACGCCATCAGGGAATGCTTTCACGGCGAATATGGAATCGCGGTCACCCAGGCCAACGTGATGGGCATCCTGTCGTTGATGTTCTGGTCCCTCATCCTGATCGTGGGTTTCAAATACCTCACCTTCGTTTTTAGGGCGGACAACCATGGAGAAGGGGGCGTCATAGCCCTTACCGCCCTGATCCGCGGGCCCCAGGGCGCCGATGATACCAGGGAGCGGGCGCCGGTGATCGGCCTGGGACTGTTCGCGGCCTGCCTCCTGTTCGGCGACGGAATGATCACCCCCTCCATCTCCGTTTTGAGCGCGGTGGAGGGCATCGGCATAGCCACCCCGATCTTTGATCCCTACGTGATCCCTTGCACCATAGCCATTCTGATCGGCCTGTTTGTGATCCAGCGTCACGGGACAGCCCGAGTGGGTGGCCTTTTCGGGCCGGTAATCCTGACCTGGCTTTGTTTTTTGGCGGTAACTGGTGCGGCGCAGGTGGTGCGGGCCCCGCAGGTGCTGGCCGCCGTTGCGCCTTGGTACGCGGTCAAATTCCTGTTCCTCAACCAGGTTCAGGGATTCGTGGTCTTGGGCGCGGTCTTCCTGGTGGTCACGGGAACGGAGGCGCTGTACGCCGACATGGGACATTTCGGCACCAGGCCCATTCGCCTGACCTGGTTTTTCCTGGTGCTGCCCGCCCTGCTGCTGAACTATTTCGGCCAAGGCGCCCTTCTGATGAGCCATCCAGAATTGTCAGCCCACCCCTTTTACGCCATGGTGCCTTCCTGGGCCATGATTCCCACCGTGGTCTTGACCGCCCTGGCCACCATCATCGCTTCCCAGGCGGTAATCAGCGGCGCCTTTTCCCTGACCCGTCAAGCCATCCAGCAGGGATACCTGCCTCGCTTGGAAATCAGCCACACCTCCCCCACTCAGTCCGGCCAGATATACATAGCCCCCATCAACTGGATGCTCATGGTATGCACGGTGGCCCTGGTAGCCGGTTTTCAATCCTCCAGCAAGCTGGCCGCCGCATACGGAGTGGCCGTGACCTCCACCATGATCATCACCAGCATCCTGTTTTTTGTCGTGGCGCGCAAACGCTGGCACTGGACTCTGGTCGGGGCCCTATCTTTGAGCAGTCTTTTCCTGCTGGTGGATGTACCCTTCTTTCTTGCCAACCTAAGCAAGATTTTGCACGGCGCCTGGTTCCCGATTTTCATCGGGGCCATATTCTTCCTAGTGATGCAAACCTGGGCCAAGGGACGCCGGATCCTAGCCGAACAGTTGCGCAGGATCATGCCGCCGGTTCATCAATACATCGTGGACATAATCAGCCATCCCCCGCATAAGGTCGAAGGGGACGCGGTCTTTCTGAGCGGAACCCGCAACGCGGTGCCGGTGGCCCTGGCCAAAAACGTGCAGCACAACCACGTCACGCACAATCGAACAATCCTGCTGCATTTCAAGGAGGAAGACGTCCCCTGGGTTCCCAATCGCGAGAAGGTCCAAACCGAAAATTTGGGCGGAGGATTTCATCGCATCACCGCCCGGTACGGGTTCATGGAAGACCCCACCCTGAAAAACGTGCTTTCCCTGGCCCGAGAGCAAGGCCTGGAGTTAAAGCCGGAAACCACAAGCTTTTTCATTGGGAGGGAAAACCTGGTTTTGGCTGACAAGCCCGCCATGGCCCGTTGGCGCGCCGTTCTTTTCATCTTTTTGTCCCGCAACGCCGCCAACCCCACTTCGTTTTTCAATCTTCCCCCTGACCGGGTGATAGAGGTGGGCGTACGGCTGCTCGTCTGA